CACAAATCTATAGCTGTGATCTCAGACAGCTGACCACAAATCTATAACTGTTATATCAGACAGCTGACCACAAATCTATAGCTGTGATATCAGACAGATGTCCACAAATCTATAGCTGTTATATCAGACAGCTGTCCACAAGTCTATAGCTGTGATCTCAGACAGCTGTCCACAAATCTATAGCTGTTATATCAGACAGCTGTCCACAAGTCTATAGCAGTGATATCAGACAGCTGTCCACAAATCTATAGCTGTGACCTCAGACAGCTGACCACAAATCTATAGCTGTGATATCAGACAGCTGTCCACAAATCTATAGCTGTGATCTCAGACAGCTGACCACAAATCTATAACTGTTATATCAGACAGCTGACCACAAATCTATAGCTGTGATATCAGACAGATGTCCACAAATCTATAGCTGTTATATCAGACAGCTGTCCACAAGTCTATAGCTGTGATCTCAGACAGCTGTTTACAAATATAGCATCCATAGCTGTGATATATTACTTGCTCCACACAACTTTCTGTTTTGATTGCTTCCCCAGTTGTTGAATTGTACCTGCCTTGTACATACCCAGCTTAATTCCAGTTTTTGCTCTGTTTTCATTGAAGTGTTTGACAGGAAATGGACTGAAAGGCTGTTGTTTTGTGGGTTTCGACACCATTGCCGACTTACTTTTCGAGTAATTTCCCAAATGTTCTGAAATCACTTGATTTGAAAGAACAGAGTCCTGAGAACTCTGAGACAAGCTTCTTTCTGATCCAGATCTTTTACTGTAACCAAAGCACCTTTCTGAAACAGAATCTGATGGACTTAACAAAGAACTAGAGTCCGAGTCTGAAGCTTGTCTCTTTGACTCTGGTGATTGAATCACAGAAGGGCTGTTCTCAGATGAATTTGCTCTCTCAATATCTAATTTTGACAGCTTGGTTCCTCCATTTTGACTTGTATATTTATCTGTTGTGAACCACTTTTCTGTTAAGTCTTTAACAATACCTTTCTCATGATCCTCTAGTACTGGACTCACAGGAATATCACAGTTGGAAGGTAAACTTTGGTCTGTTGGAGGTGTTTTTTGGTTTACATTATTCCCACTCACAGACTGGCCACCTAGAGACTCTGTTACATCTCCAGCTAAATTACTGTCAGTATCTGGTGTACTGTGAGTCTCCACTGATGTATGTACCACTACATCACCATTGTCAGGACCAGCATCATCACCTTCCACCTCTAAGAATAAATCTTCTTGTTTAAGATGTTCTAAGCTTAAACGTTCAACATTTTTCCAGATCAGTGGAAACATTTTAAGGCTACCCTCATCAGGACTAGAAACACTGGAAACGTCGGAGACATTGGACGATTTGGATACAGAAATACTGGAATGTGGAGATGTGTTTCCTTCACAACTGTGAGATGCAGGCAGCCCATTTTCAAAGCTGCTTGACATTGATTCAATACCTTGTACACTTCCTTCAGTTGAAGCATGTCCAACATATTGATAAATACTAGTCAAGGTACCTTCAGCTGAAAGCCTAATATCACTGCTTACATTTGACTTCCTGTTTAATTCCTGGTCTGATAAATGTTTGCTTTCGTACCTTTTGAACTCGGTGATGCGTGTGATATCTCCCTCTGAGCCAGATTTATCTGTTAATTTCCCTGATGGTGGTAACAACACATCACTAGTGTTGGGTTCTATAGATATGGTCTGTGGATCACATGAAGATTTCTCTAGCCCTGTACTTTCTCGGTCTTTTGATTTTTCTGATGGTCGCCTTGGCCGTCGACTTGGTGACTTTTGTTTTTTAACTTCCTGTAGGAAATGATGTACAATGGTAGCCTGGGGATATGCAGTGGCTATCCTTGGACTTTCAgcgaccattttgtttttccctTCAACTGAACCTTTCCCCACAAATAGATGGTTGATGGCCTTCGGTGATTCTATTTTCGGAGtgatgaattttgtttttgcttgttGCTTGGCAGATGCAGCTGGAGAACagtaaaaagaaataaaatcacTTAATATTTATTAGCATGTATTTCTTCTACAAACGGATTATCAATGATGACAATTAGCTACAAAATTTGTTAGAAAGTAACTACCTACATAGATTCCtaataaataagtaaaaacaaaaaaatatgatgatataataaggttatatatagacacaaataCACTAATAAGGCCTCATAACAAAACATACCTGGTACCTCAAAGATGGACttgcatgtacatataataaaaaGAATGATATGGATGAAATATCTAATCAGCCTCCGTATGTAGGTAGAATACTCCATCCTCAGTGAATCTACCTGGGTAGTGAATCTGTGTGTCAGTATACAATAACCCACGACTAACTGCTAGGTACAGTGTAACAGGCTAAATACATTCTTCACATCCATATAAACTATGGGGGATATTTAATTGATGCTAAAAGGTTCTATACAGTTACTGTACTTCTATAGATAAAGGCAGCTACCCTTGATACAATCATGCTGCCTTTGAGCCAAACAGATTGTGTAACTATATTATGCTGGCTGTTGAGACCATACAGGTACATTAACAGTGCTGTATAGGCTAACAAATGTTGTACAGTATTGTAGGATAacattttgtaacatatttTTGTACTTTTCCATAGAAGACATTTGTGATGACATCACTTAATTCCATGTTAATTGCCAGTTCCTTCACACACCCCTGTATAGTAGGACTCGTCCCACCTGTCATTGTTATGTTAGACTAAAGAGAGTGTTACCCTACCCACAGCTATTACTGTGTAATATGAAATGTCTGTTAAATTTGTACCTTCTTTCATGCTTTGGAGCTTTCAAATTATCTTGTAAGTGCATGCAAACTTGATTAGCCCAtacaactataatataacaataacaataacaacaatattttttatttatatctgtGTTTCCAAAGCAAccataaaaacaacaaaatttgaTACATTATGAAAGTTTCTTGTTATACAGAATTAAGCACCCTATCCATGACCCCTCCCCTTTCTGTATTCACCACCTCCCCTGGGTGTTATGAAGCACCCAACATATGACTCCTCTCTTGGGTGTTACATGTATGAAGCACCCTTCCTATGACCCCTCCCCTTCCTCCACTCGACTCCCACCCCTGGGTGTTATGAAGCACCCTACCAATGACTCCTCTCCCTCCCAAACTCAACTCCCACCCCTAGGTGTTATGAAGCACCATATCCATGACCCCTCCCCTTCCTCCACTCAACTCCCACCCCTGGGTGTTATGAAGCACCCTACCAATGACTCCTCTCCCTTCTTTATTCGATCCCTCCCCTGGTGTTATGAAGCACCCTCCCTATGACTCCCAGCCCTGGGTGTTATGAAGCACCCTACCTGACTCCCACCCCTGGGTGTTATGAAGCACCCTCCCTATGACTTCCACCCCTGGGTGTTATGAAGCACCCTCCCTATGACTCCTCTCCCTCCCCACTCGACTCCCACCCCTGGGTGTTATGAAGCACCCTCCCTATGACTTCCACCCCTGGGTGTTATGAAGCACCTTCCCCATGACTCCTCTCCCTCCCCACTAGACTCCTAGCCCTGGGTGTTATGAAGCACTGTGCCCACCTGCTAGTATGATGTGAGCCTGAGTCTGCCTGTGCTTCAGTCGGTGGTACTGTTTCTTGAGTGAGCTGATGTCGGTGGACATGCGTTCCAGGTACAGGTTACTATTGGTTAGAGCACTCGAGTCCATTCCAGCCCCATACGCACCAGGGCCCACGGAGGAAATGTCTGCATTTGGCCCCACCAAGTCCCCTTCTGATCCTGATTAACAAAGTATTAATTATTAAACATGCTGAAAACTAGGACACAAGTCAATAGATATGATACACTTGCATTCGATCTGACTTACAATATTGCCCATCTTAACTTTAAAAGGAAACCATGttttattgtctatttcaaaaGAAGAAATTGTGCAGTGAATATCTTCCATCCATATTGGAGTTATGACATGTAAAAGTGAACCTCTTTGTATAGTACTTATCAGTGACCTTTTGATTTTCCTTGTCCAATTTGACCTGGTAGTATTCCTGTGAAACATGTAATGGCTTCAAGGTCTTCTTCATCAAGGTCATCTTCGTCACTTGGTAACACCATCCCCCCGACAACATTACCCTTCTTGGTACCTGCAGCACTGCTGAAGGGGCGAATATTGTACGTATACTTCTCTCGTAGTTCTGGTAGCTGCTGCATCGGGAACGGAGCGCATGAGTAGATGAACTGTCAAAGGAAAACATGAGCTAAAAAGTGTTCATTACATTGGAATGGAACATTGTTGGATTGTGAGGAATGGTAATGTACATCTGGTAATTTTGCCCCTTGATCGccttaaaaattttaaatttttcattgTTCACACAGTTAGAATTACTTATAAAACTTAATAATTACAAGAATTACATtcatctatgtatatatatttatagaaactacacaataaaataaataaaatttgtatttgtaaatacaataatataaaatcCTCACTAACCTTTCTAAGACCGAGATATTAAAACTTATCAgagaattttttttgtttttctgctATATTTATCCTCCAATGAGTCACCTCCTCGTAGATAGATGAAAGTTCAGTATTATTGAAATTTGGGAAGTGCTTTTTTGTAAAGCACtttaagtttgatatttttaaattgcTTATTCTACAAAAAAGtagaaggggcttatttgtggataaatacaggcattttaattaatatttgatGAAAAGATGTATTATTTTGACTTCGTTCAGTGACCTTGAAAtgaagtcaaggtcattatcaAATGGCAAATCTCCAGATCTTATGGGTCTTGAGAATTCTTTTAATAGACACATTGACAGTTTACAGACTGGCATCAGCTCACAGCAATATACACATGCCAATGTTTATCTGtctatacaaaatataacatcaacactTTTATACAACAATTATCTCCTAGTTATGGTGAAACTCTCAACTGACCTTGATGAGGGCGTCTGCATCAAAGATCTTGCCCTCCATCATGTCCTGTGAAAGTAGACCCATGAGTGAGTAGAATTCGTCTGCACTCCCCACCGACAGAATACGTCTGAAAAAGGCAATCAGACGAGGATTATACCTATGGCCAGGGAATGTTTACATCCTCAGACAGTAATCTTTTCTTTGTTGTCCAATCAATTATTTCTATTAACATTCCattattttctttgattttaatacCAATTCTGATTCAATTGTATGTCACTGGTATTACACTgcaaaatataccaaaactaATCAACATACAATGCTATTACTACTGTGTAACCACAGGAACATggtaataacattgtatgttcctgtgtttacatagtaataacattgtatgttcctgtgtttatatagtaataacattgtatgttccTGTGTTAACATggtaataacattgtatgttcctgtgtttacatagtaataacattgtatgttcctgtgtttacatggtaataacattgtatgttccTGTGTTTACATGGTAATAACATTGTACGTTCCTGCGTTAACATAGAAATAATACTGTATGTTCCTGTGTTTACATATTAATAATACTGTATGTTCCTGTGTTAACATAgtaataacattgtatgttcctgtgtttatatagtaataacattgtatgttcctgtgtttacatggtaataacattgtatgttcctgtgtttacatagtaataacattgtatgttactgtgtaaacatggtaataacattgtatgtttcctgtgtttacatagtaataacattgtatgttactgtgttaacatggtaataacattgtatgttccTGTGTTAACATAgtaataacattgtatgtttcctgtgtttacatagtaataacattgtatgttactgtgttaacatggtaataacattgtatgttccTGTGTTACATAgtaataacattgtatgtttcctgtgtttacatggtaataacattgtatgttcctgtgtttatatagtaataacattgtatgttcctgtgtttccatggtaataacattgtatgttcctgtgtttacatggtaataacattgtatgttcctgtgtttacatggtaataacattgtatgttccTGTGTTTACCTAgtaataacattgtatgttcctgtgtttacatggtaataacattgtatgttcctgtgtttacatagtaataacattgtatgttccTATGTTTACATggtaataacattgtatgttcctgtgtttacatggtaataacattgtatgttcctgtgtttacatggtaataacattgtatgttcctgtgtttacatggtaataacattgtatgttccTGTGTAAACATAGTAATACCATTGTATGTTCCTGTGTTTACATggtaataacattgtatgtCCAGTGATTACAGAACATGGTAATACCATTGTATGTTCCTGTGTTTACATAGTAATACCATTGTATGTCCAGTGATTACAGAACATggtaataacattgtatgttccTGTGTTTACATAGTAATAACATTGTATGTCCAGTGATTACAGAACATggtaataacattgtatgttccTGTGTTAACATAGTAATAATACTGTATGTTCCTGTGTTTACATAgtaataacactgtatgttcctgtgtttacatggtaataacattgtatgttccTGTGTTTACATAGTAATAACAGTGTATGTTCCTGTGTTTACACATTAATAATATTGTATGTTCCTGTGTTTACATAgtaataacattgtatgttccTGTGTTTACATAGTAATAACATATTGTATGTTCCTGTGTTAACATggtaataacattgtatgttccTGTGTTAACATAgtaataacattgtatgtttcctgtgtttacatagtaataacattgtatgttactgtgttaacatggtaataacattgtatgttccTGTGTTAACATAgtaataacattgtatgtttcctgtgtttacatagtaataacattgtatgttactgtgttaacatggtaataacattgtatgttcctgtgtttacatagtaataacattgtatgtttcctgtgtttacatggtaataacattgtatgttcctgtgtttatatagtaataacattgtatgttcctgtgtttccatggtaataacattgtatgttcctgtgtttacatggtaataacattgtatgttcctgtgtttacatagtaataacattgtatgttcctgtgtttacatagtaataacattgtatgttcctgtgtttacatggtaataacattgtatgttccTGTGTTTACCTAgtaataacattgtatgttcctgtgtttacatggtaataacattgtatgttcctgtgtttacatagtaataacattgtatgttccTGTGTTTACACAgtaataacattgtatgttactgtgtttatatagtaataacattgtatgttccTGTGTTTACACAgtaataacattgtatgttccAGTGTTTACACAgtaataacattgtatgttcctgtgtttacatagtaataacattgtatgttcctgtgtttacatggtaataacattgtatgtttcctgtgtttacatggtaataacattgtatgttcctgtgtttacatggtaataacattgtatgttcctgtgtttacatggtaataacattgtatgtttcctgtgtttacatggtaataacattgtatgttcctgtgtttacatggtaataacattgtatgttcctgtgtttacatggtaataacattgtatgtttcCTGTGTTTACCTAgtaataacattgtatgttccTGTGTTTACCTAgtaataacattgtatgttccTGTGTTTACCTAGTATTAACATTGTATGTTCCTGTGTTTCCATGGTAATGCTGTCACTACCATGTAAGAGGTTTTCCTGACCAGAGTTATATGTGTAATGTTGGTATCATACAGTCAGTCATAGAAACAATGGTCCTCAGTCTCCCCAGGGGCCCCATATAAATTGCTTGTCTGGTAAAACAAGGTCAGTTTTCATCCCCATGGAACTGAAATATGTGATACAAGATATATAGGAACTTTTTATTTGACAGATGTCAGCAATTTTGGACTAGACAGCCATTTGTTTGTCAGCATATTTGAAtaacataaaattaaaaaaaatagaattccGCAGAAATAGAAGTGTCGCTATACAACATTTAAGGTATTATGTGGACGATATCAGGGCTTCATGATACTATTGTGTGTCATAACTCCAGCAATAAATAGAATTTGAAACAAGAATTTAACTCAAACTGCAATCCCTCACTCATGAAAAAGTCATGTATCAAGATACACATTGATGTGCAGATTGTGTCGATTATAATAAGTGTTAGTGAAGAAATATGgcagagtacccggagaaaaaccagtggcctacagtcagtacctggcagctgccccacgtaggtttcaaactcgcaacccagaggtggagggctggtgATAAAGAGTCGGGACACCTTTACCATTTGGCCACTGTGGCCCCTAAAAATAcagataatatattataatggttTCAAATGTAATGTCACTCcatgcttttaaaaaatatggAAAGCATGGTGTTCAATTACATTTGAAAccattacaatatattataaaatggTCCTTCTAAAACCTAATATGGAGTGAATACATAACCTTAAAAAATTACACAGGCtagagttacatgtatgtcccaTTACATCAGATCAccttaaaacatattaaaacatcagataagagttatctcccttattaaattaacccccccccccctccttctacaccagattatatatacatgttagtAAGAGTTTCCCCCCTTTACACTACAGTATAGAGGGTGAAGCTATGGCCCCTTATACCagagaacaagaggcccatggggcctgtatcgctcacctggttggatttgaccaaatgtcaaaataatgttcatgttcaattccttttgtttgttaacctcaaacaatgctatttatggttatagcgtggggatcccaactgctttaaagaaataatgaagtccagactctctgagtttacaacatgcatttataactttatgactagtagtgatttaaaggaattacctctatttcccccattaggccccgcccctttggccccttgggggtcaaagtcaccatttatgcaaaatctgttccccttcccccaagaatgcttctgactaaattgggttcaaatccattcataacttaatgacaagtagcgatttgaaggaattacctctatttccccattaggccccgcccctttggccccttgggggtcagagtcaccatttatgcaaaatctattccccatccccaaaggatgtttctgaccaaattgggttcaaatccattcataactttatgacaagtagcgatttaaaggaattacctcaatttcccctattgggccccgcccctcaggccccttgggggtcagagtcaccatttatgcaaaatctgttccccttcccccaagaatgtttctgaccaaattgagttcaaatccattcataactttatgactagtagcgatttgaaggaattacctctatttcccccattaggccccgcccctttggccccttggggtcagagtcaccatttatgcaaaatctgttccccttccccaaaggatgtttctgaccaaattgggttcaaatccattcataactttaggactagtagcgatttgaaggaattacctctatttcccctaatgggccccgcccttttggccccttgggggtcagagtcaccatttatgcaaaatctgttccccttccccaaaggatgtttctgaccaaattgggttcaaatccattcataactttatgacaagtagcgatttgaaggaattacctctatttcccattaggccccgcccctttggccccttgggggtcagagtcaccatttatgcaaaatctgttccccttccccaaaggatgtttctgaccaaattgggttcaaatccattcataactttatgactagtagcgatttgaaggaattacttctatttccccattaggccccgcccctttggccccttgggggtcagagtcaccatttatgcaaaatctgttccccttccccaaaggatgtttctgaccaaattgggttcaaatccattcataactttatgactagtagcgatttaaaggaattgccttaatttcccctattgggccctgcccctcaggccccttgggggtcagagtcaccatttatgcaaaatctgatccccttccccgaaacatgtttctgaccaaattgggttcaaatccattcataactttatgactagtagcgatttgaaggaattacctctatttccccattaggccccgcccctttggcccctagggggtcagagtaaccatttatgcaaaatctgttccccttccccaaaggatgtttctgaccaaatcgggttcaaatccattcataactttatgactagtagcgatttgaaggaattacctctatttccccattaggccccgcccctttggctccttgggggtcagagtcaccatttatgcaaaatctgttccccttccccaaaggatgtttctgaccaaattgggttcaaatccattcgtaacttt
Above is a window of Pecten maximus chromosome 7, xPecMax1.1, whole genome shotgun sequence DNA encoding:
- the LOC117331449 gene encoding TBC1 domain family member 30-like isoform X2, giving the protein MMFGFLNNISMGRPFPPERSMNEYKTKTGIDTRLRFSLEPPLGDSAFDQWKDAMQAVSRLPLGIPDGFRRKVWISLAENHIKELRIDWEKTVRFVFNERSNPDDNTLGLQIVKDLHRTGCSGFSGQDNDEDRAVLKRVLLAYARWNKTVGYCQGFNVIAALLLEVMERKEDDALMVMIYLIDHVLPDSYFANNLRALSVDMAVFRDLLGLMFPKLSKHLDYLQYAAQDKTTGANYEPPLTNVFTMQWFLTMFATCLPKAVVLRVWDSILLEGSEILLRTALAIWGKLSRRILSVGSADEFYSLMGLLSQDMMEGKIFDADALIKFIYSCAPFPMQQLPELREKYTYNIRPFSSAAGTKKGNVVGGMVLPSDEDDLDEEDLEAITCFTGILPGQIGQGKSKGSEGDLVGPNADISSVGPGAYGAGMDSSALTNSNLYLERMSTDISSLKKQYHRLKHRQTQAHIILAAASAKQQAKTKFITPKIESPKAINHLFVGKGSVEGKNKMVAESPRIATAYPQATIVHHFLQEVKKQKSPSRRPRRPSEKSKDRESTGLEKSSCDPQTISIEPNTSDVLLPPSGKLTDKSGSEGDITRITEFKRYESKHLSDQELNRKSNVSSDIRLSAEGTLTSIYQYVGHASTEGSVQGIESMSSSFENGLPASHSCEGNTSPHSSISVSKSSNVSDVSSVSSPDEGSLKMFPLIWKNVERLSLEHLKQEDLFLEVEGDDAGPDNGDVVVHTSVETHSTPDTDSNLAGDVTESLGGQSVSGNNVNQKTPPTDQSLPSNCDIPVSPVLEDHEKGIVKDLTEKWFTTDKYTSQNGGTKLSKLDIERANSSENSPSVIQSPESKRQASDSDSSSLLSPSDSVSERCFGYSKRSGSERSLSQSSQDSVLSNQVISEHLGNYSKSKSAMVSKPTKQQPFSPFPVKHFNENRAKTGIKLGMYKAGTIQQLGKQSKQKVVWSK
- the LOC117331449 gene encoding TBC1 domain family member 30-like isoform X1, with translation MATHSSVHVLSLPSQGPRGNHTGGKGILKFQHSSWRLEHQSSLVDDLLFEIYDRWHDGRHDSFESDTFTECSSTSDVFHWRRSSIQLETTNSGRIHQASLEAQSVPQLRQLVQELKHRVSVVNSQLVRQLKRRERRQAKVQHNADIVTAILQATSQKRRIDTRLRFSLEPPLGDSAFDQWKDAMQAVSRLPLGIPDGFRRKVWISLAENHIKELRIDWEKTVRFVFNERSNPDDNTLGLQIVKDLHRTGCSGFSGQDNDEDRAVLKRVLLAYARWNKTVGYCQGFNVIAALLLEVMERKEDDALMVMIYLIDHVLPDSYFANNLRALSVDMAVFRDLLGLMFPKLSKHLDYLQYAAQDKTTGANYEPPLTNVFTMQWFLTMFATCLPKAVVLRVWDSILLEGSEILLRTALAIWGKLSRRILSVGSADEFYSLMGLLSQDMMEGKIFDADALIKFIYSCAPFPMQQLPELREKYTYNIRPFSSAAGTKKGNVVGGMVLPSDEDDLDEEDLEAITCFTGILPGQIGQGKSKGSEGDLVGPNADISSVGPGAYGAGMDSSALTNSNLYLERMSTDISSLKKQYHRLKHRQTQAHIILAAASAKQQAKTKFITPKIESPKAINHLFVGKGSVEGKNKMVAESPRIATAYPQATIVHHFLQEVKKQKSPSRRPRRPSEKSKDRESTGLEKSSCDPQTISIEPNTSDVLLPPSGKLTDKSGSEGDITRITEFKRYESKHLSDQELNRKSNVSSDIRLSAEGTLTSIYQYVGHASTEGSVQGIESMSSSFENGLPASHSCEGNTSPHSSISVSKSSNVSDVSSVSSPDEGSLKMFPLIWKNVERLSLEHLKQEDLFLEVEGDDAGPDNGDVVVHTSVETHSTPDTDSNLAGDVTESLGGQSVSGNNVNQKTPPTDQSLPSNCDIPVSPVLEDHEKGIVKDLTEKWFTTDKYTSQNGGTKLSKLDIERANSSENSPSVIQSPESKRQASDSDSSSLLSPSDSVSERCFGYSKRSGSERSLSQSSQDSVLSNQVISEHLGNYSKSKSAMVSKPTKQQPFSPFPVKHFNENRAKTGIKLGMYKAGTIQQLGKQSKQKVVWSK